The Calliphora vicina chromosome 3, idCalVici1.1, whole genome shotgun sequence genome contains a region encoding:
- the LOC135953100 gene encoding RING-box protein 1A-like encodes MEVDKDNDSDEFFNMEDGDTPTCSSNRKGKRFIIKKWQAQALWSWDLEVDNCAICRNQIMDLCIECQANPQCSSTKDECTVAWGTCNHAFHFHCISRWLKTRQVCPLDNKEWDYQKFGR; translated from the coding sequence atggaagTTGACAAAGATAACGATTCTGATGAGTTCTTCAATATGGAAGATGGCGATACACCTACATGCAGTTCAAATCGAAAAGGAAAACGTTTTATCATTAAGAAATGGCAGGCGCAGGCTTTGTGGTCATGGGATTTAGAAGTTGATAATTGTGCCATATGTCGTAATCAAATTATGGATTTGTGTATTGAATGTCAAGCGAATCCGCAATGTTCCAGTACAAAAGATGAATGCACTGTGGCATGGGGTACTTGTAATCATGCATTTCATTTTCATTGCATTTCGCGTTGGTTGAAAACACGTCAAGTATGTCCATTGGATAATAAAGAATGGGATTATCAGAAATTTGGACGATAA
- the BI-1 gene encoding bax inhibitor 1 → MASMTDRFGQFLNGLNQKYEPHVRHHLAKVYMMLCGTAAITATGSILQMKNIIDLGMIAALGSLLLVLGLHFYRDNGKNYYNRVAMLYAFGFCSGQTMGPLLQYVVSVNPSIIVTALVGTMVTFASLSLAALLAERGQFLFLGGILVSVINTMTLLSILNMFFKSMFVQMGQLYIGVIVMAGFILFDTQNIIEKVRIGNRDVVQHSLDLFFDVLSMFRRLLIILTQKEERRREDQRKRR, encoded by the exons ATGGCATCTATGACGGATAGATTTGGTCAGTTTTTAAATGGATTAAATCAGAAATA tGAACCCCATGTTCGTCATCATCTTGCTAAAGTTTATATGATGTTGTGTGGCACAGCAGCCATAACAGCCACTGGTTCAATACTACAAATGAAAAACATTATTGACTTGGGCATGATTGCTGCTTTGGGATCATTATTATTGGTTTTGGGACTACACTTCTATCGTGATAATGGAAAAAATTACTATAATCGTGTGGCCATGTTGTATGCATTTGGTTTTTGTTCTGGACAAACAATGGGACCGCTATTGCAATATGTAGTTAGCGTTAATCCATCCATAATAGTTACAGCACTAGTTGGAACAATGGTAACATTTGCATCGCTTTCGTTGGCTGCACTTTTGGCCGAACGTGGACAATTTCTGTTTTTGGGTGGCATTTTGGTCAGTGTTATCAATACCATGACCTTATTGAGTATTCTAAATATGTTTTTCAAGTCGATGTTCGTACAAATG GGTCAACTTTATATTGGTGTTATTGTTATGGCCGGATTTATACTATTCGATAcccaaaatattattgaaaaagttCGTATCGGCAATCGGGACGTTGTACAACATTCATTGGATCTGTTCTTTGATGTCTTAAGCATGTTCAGACGTTTGCTTATTATTTTGACACAAAAG GAGGAACGCAGACGTGAAGACCAACGTAAACGccgttaa
- the Cpsf6 gene encoding cleavage and polyadenylation specificity factor subunit 6 isoform X1: MADGVVLDLYAEDLDKDFSAQNQDEFAADGVDLYDDIGAPPEAAVTTAVTVTSVIGGESPGQAGSGPDGTGAAGSNGVYHQGSGSLAPNQVGRRFQLYVGNLTWWSTDQDIANVMRDIGVTDFQEVKFFENRANGQSKGFCVVSLGSEASLRLVLERLPKKELHGQAPVVTYPTKQALNQFESLQKTRPVPPPQQNGPPRGPTPGGPLMPGGPMPPHPGAPQGVPPGHQPRLMNPNMPPGQFRPQHMPPQGPPVGPNSGPPRMQQPPMHQGPPMVPQQGMQGPPRFGQQQPQWPGQPRPNGPRPGPLNGPPQRPQMFQGPPGGMPMRGPRPDWRPPMHGGFPPQGPPGGPPQGPPHMQGPPRGPPGGPPQMGGPGGPPPGGPHSGPGGPAPHVNPAFFNQPGGGPPQHPGGPPMAGGPPHGPPGPGPQQGMNMPPQHGPPPHFAQQGAPRGPWPGPPGPVKPQGPFPDQAALGPQLSEAEFEEIMGRNRTVSSSAIARAVSDAAAGEYSSAIETLVTAISLIKQSKVAHDERCKILISSLQDTLHGIETKSYNRRERSRSRERSHRQRPRRERSSSRYRERSRERERDRERDRDRDAGYRERSRSRERERPSTNDHYRDDSSSRSARARKSPEQPSGDPSNEVPSKRGYYEERYRGSDRERERDRDRDRERDRDRDRERERDREHRSRH, encoded by the exons ATGGCTGACGGCGTGGTGTTAGATCTCTACGCCGAAGACTTGGATAAAGACTTTTCTGCCCAAAATCAG GATGAATTTGCTGCCGATGGCGTTGATTTGTATGATGATATTGGTGCACCTCCAGAAGCAGCTGTCACTACCGCAGTAACTGTTACTTCAGTTATTGGTGGTGAGAGTCCCGGCCAGGCAGGTAGTGGTCCAGATGGCACTGGTGCAGCCGGCTCAAATGGAGTTTACCATCAAGGCAGTGGTAGCTTGGCTCCAAATCAAGTGGGACGTCGTTTTCAACTATATGTAGGCAATTTAACATGg TGGAGCACCGATCAAGACATTGCAAATGTTATGCGTGATATTGGTGTAACAGATTTCCAGgaagtaaaatttttcgaaaatcgcGCAAACGGCCAATCTAAAGGCTTTTGTGTTGTCTCCTTAGGCTCGGAGGCTAGCTTACGTTTGGTATTAGAGCGTTTACCCAAAAAGGAATTGCATGGCCAGGCGCCAGTTGTTACATATCCTACAAAGCAGGCCTTAAATCAGTTTGAGAGTCTACAGAAAACACGACCAGTACCACCACCACAGCAGAATGGCCCGCCACGTGGCCCAACTCCTGGTGGACCACTGATGCCAGGCGGTCCTATGCCACCACATCCCGGAGCACCCCAAGGAGTGCCACCTGGACACCAGCCACGACTAATGAACCCCAATATGCCACCAGGCCAATTTCGGCCACAGCATATGCCCCCACAAGGACCTCCAGTTGGTCCAAATTCAGGACCACCTCGCATGCAG CAACCACCCATGCACCAAGGACCACCAATGGTACCGCAACAAGGTATGCAAGGTCCTCCAAGGTTTGGTCAGCAACAACCGCAGTGGCCAGGACAACCACGGCCAAATGGTCCACGACCGGGACCGTTAAATGGACCACCACAACGTCCACAAATG TTCCAGGGACCACCAGGTGGTATGCCAATGCGAGGCCCCCGTCCCGATTGGAGGCCACCTATGCATGGTGGATTTCCTCCTCAAGGTCCACCCGGTGGCCCACCACAGGGTCCTCCTCATATGCAAGGTCCACCTAGGGGTCCCCCAGGTGGCCCACCTCAAATGGGTGGTCCGGGTGGACCGCCTCCTGGTGGGCCTCATAGCGGACCAGGCGGTCCTGCTCCTCATGTCAATCCAGCATTCTTTAATCAACCAGGTGGAGGACCACCACAACATCCTGGCGGCCCTCCAATGGCAGGTGGACCACCACACGGCCCACCCGGTCCAGGTCCTCAACAGGGAATGAATATGCCTCCACAACACGGCCCACCACCGCACTTCGCCCAACAAGGTGCACCACGTGGTCCTTGGCCGGGTCCACCAGGGCCTGTCAAACCTCAAGGTCCTTTCCCCGATCAAGCCGCCCTAGGGCCACAACTGAGCGAAGCTGAATTTGAAGAAATTATGGGTCGTAATCGCACTGTAAGCAGTTCGGCTATTGCTCGTGCTGTCTCTGATGCGGCCGCTGGTGAATATTCCAGTGCTATTGAAACTTTAGTCACAGCAATCTCACTGATTAAACAATCGAAAGTGGCACATGATGAACGTTGCAAGATCTTAATAAGTTCCCTGCAGGACACTTTACATGGCATTGAAACAAAGAGTTACAACAGACGTGAACGCTCCCGATCACGTGAGCGATCTCATCGCCAAAGGCCGCGTCGGGAGAGATCTTCGTCAAGGTATCGTGAAAGATCGCGGGAAAGAGAACGTGACCGCGAACGAGATCGCGATCGTGATGCTGG TTATCGTGAACGTAGCAGAAGTCGTGAACGTGAACGCCCTAGCACTAATGATCACTACAGAGATGACAGCTCCAGCCGATCTGCTCGCGCTCGTAAATCACCAGAACAGCCAAGCGGTGATCCCAGTAATGAGGTACCCTCAAAGCGAGGTTATTATGAAGAACGTTACCGAGGATCTGATCGTGAAAGAGAACGTGACCGCGATCGTGATCGCGAGCGTGATCGTGACCGCGATCGTGAGCGCGAACGTGATCGAGAACATCGTTCAAGgcattaa
- the Pop4 gene encoding ribonuclease P protein subunit p29: protein MDHQMQSLQEYLTNMVVPSRRDCIDINSEHITMLQGTKSKKQLSRKRRTTKSSTLNRREYAKLGLHTLPTRQMKYEEALPLHRLWKGYMKEHLGLREGDQVPKVYDAGYDAFSKLLVKTDLHGAKMYVMQSKCPTLVGLSGIVVLDTKNVLKLLGKDDRLRTVPKSECVFGMKLGNMKFTIFGKHLCIRPAERSVKKIKNFVEPFE from the coding sequence ATGGACCATCAAATGCAGTCACTACAAGAATATCTAACCAACATGGTAGTGCCCAGTCGAAGAGATTGCATCGATATCAATTCGGAGCATATAACAATGCTGCAGGGCACTAAaagtaaaaaacaattaagtCGGAAAAGAAGAACAACAAAATCTTCAACACTTAATAGAAGAGAATATGCTAAGCTTGGTTTGCATACGCTGCCCACCCGGCAAATGAAGTATGAAGAAGCACTGCCACTGCATCGCTTGTGGAAAGGATATATGAAAGAACATTTAGGATTGCGGGAGGGAGATCAAGTGCCGAAAGTATATGATGCCGGTTATGATGCATTTAGTAAACTTTTGGTAAAAACTGATTTGCATGGTGCCAAAATGTATGTCATGCAGTCAAAGTGTCCCACACTAGTGGGCTTATCTGGAATTGTGGTGTTAGAtaccaaaaatgttttaaaattattgggaAAAGACGATCGTTTACGCACCGTACCTAAGAGCGAATGTGTATTTGGCATGAAATTAGgaaatatgaaatttacaatatttggaAAACATTTGTGTATAAGACCAGCAGAACGCTctgtaaagaaaataaagaattttgttgaaccttttgaataa
- the Cpsf6 gene encoding cleavage and polyadenylation specificity factor subunit 6 isoform X2, translating to MADGVVLDLYAEDLDKDFSAQNQDEFAADGVDLYDDIGAPPEAAVTTAVTVTSVIGGESPGQAGSGPDGTGAAGSNGVYHQGSGSLAPNQVGRRFQLYVGNLTWWSTDQDIANVMRDIGVTDFQEVKFFENRANGQSKGFCVVSLGSEASLRLVLERLPKKELHGQAPVVTYPTKQALNQFESLQKTRPVPPPQQNGPPRGPTPGGPLMPGGPMPPHPGAPQGVPPGHQPRLMNPNMPPGQFRPQHMPPQGPPVGPNSGPPRMQQPPMHQGPPMVPQQGMQGPPRFGQQQPQWPGQPRPNGPRPGPLNGPPQRPQMFQGPPGGMPMRGPRPDWRPPMHGGFPPQGPPGGPPQGPPHMQGPPRGPPGGPPQMGGPGGPPPGGPHSGPGGPAPHVNPAFFNQPGGGPPQHPGGPPMAGGPPHGPPGPGPQQGMNMPPQHGPPPHFAQQGAPRGPWPGPPGPVKPQGPFPDQAALGPQLSEAEFEEIMGRNRTVSSSAIARAVSDAAAGEYSSAIETLVTAISLIKQSKVAHDERCKILISSLQDTLHGIETKSYNRRERSRSRERSHRQRPRRERSSSRYRERSRERERDRERDRDRDAGSRERERPSTNDHYRDDSSSRSARARKSPEQPSGDPSNEVPSKRGYYEERYRGSDRERERDRDRDRERDRDRDRERERDREHRSRH from the exons ATGGCTGACGGCGTGGTGTTAGATCTCTACGCCGAAGACTTGGATAAAGACTTTTCTGCCCAAAATCAG GATGAATTTGCTGCCGATGGCGTTGATTTGTATGATGATATTGGTGCACCTCCAGAAGCAGCTGTCACTACCGCAGTAACTGTTACTTCAGTTATTGGTGGTGAGAGTCCCGGCCAGGCAGGTAGTGGTCCAGATGGCACTGGTGCAGCCGGCTCAAATGGAGTTTACCATCAAGGCAGTGGTAGCTTGGCTCCAAATCAAGTGGGACGTCGTTTTCAACTATATGTAGGCAATTTAACATGg TGGAGCACCGATCAAGACATTGCAAATGTTATGCGTGATATTGGTGTAACAGATTTCCAGgaagtaaaatttttcgaaaatcgcGCAAACGGCCAATCTAAAGGCTTTTGTGTTGTCTCCTTAGGCTCGGAGGCTAGCTTACGTTTGGTATTAGAGCGTTTACCCAAAAAGGAATTGCATGGCCAGGCGCCAGTTGTTACATATCCTACAAAGCAGGCCTTAAATCAGTTTGAGAGTCTACAGAAAACACGACCAGTACCACCACCACAGCAGAATGGCCCGCCACGTGGCCCAACTCCTGGTGGACCACTGATGCCAGGCGGTCCTATGCCACCACATCCCGGAGCACCCCAAGGAGTGCCACCTGGACACCAGCCACGACTAATGAACCCCAATATGCCACCAGGCCAATTTCGGCCACAGCATATGCCCCCACAAGGACCTCCAGTTGGTCCAAATTCAGGACCACCTCGCATGCAG CAACCACCCATGCACCAAGGACCACCAATGGTACCGCAACAAGGTATGCAAGGTCCTCCAAGGTTTGGTCAGCAACAACCGCAGTGGCCAGGACAACCACGGCCAAATGGTCCACGACCGGGACCGTTAAATGGACCACCACAACGTCCACAAATG TTCCAGGGACCACCAGGTGGTATGCCAATGCGAGGCCCCCGTCCCGATTGGAGGCCACCTATGCATGGTGGATTTCCTCCTCAAGGTCCACCCGGTGGCCCACCACAGGGTCCTCCTCATATGCAAGGTCCACCTAGGGGTCCCCCAGGTGGCCCACCTCAAATGGGTGGTCCGGGTGGACCGCCTCCTGGTGGGCCTCATAGCGGACCAGGCGGTCCTGCTCCTCATGTCAATCCAGCATTCTTTAATCAACCAGGTGGAGGACCACCACAACATCCTGGCGGCCCTCCAATGGCAGGTGGACCACCACACGGCCCACCCGGTCCAGGTCCTCAACAGGGAATGAATATGCCTCCACAACACGGCCCACCACCGCACTTCGCCCAACAAGGTGCACCACGTGGTCCTTGGCCGGGTCCACCAGGGCCTGTCAAACCTCAAGGTCCTTTCCCCGATCAAGCCGCCCTAGGGCCACAACTGAGCGAAGCTGAATTTGAAGAAATTATGGGTCGTAATCGCACTGTAAGCAGTTCGGCTATTGCTCGTGCTGTCTCTGATGCGGCCGCTGGTGAATATTCCAGTGCTATTGAAACTTTAGTCACAGCAATCTCACTGATTAAACAATCGAAAGTGGCACATGATGAACGTTGCAAGATCTTAATAAGTTCCCTGCAGGACACTTTACATGGCATTGAAACAAAGAGTTACAACAGACGTGAACGCTCCCGATCACGTGAGCGATCTCATCGCCAAAGGCCGCGTCGGGAGAGATCTTCGTCAAGGTATCGTGAAAGATCGCGGGAAAGAGAACGTGACCGCGAACGAGATCGCGATCGTGATGCTGG AAGTCGTGAACGTGAACGCCCTAGCACTAATGATCACTACAGAGATGACAGCTCCAGCCGATCTGCTCGCGCTCGTAAATCACCAGAACAGCCAAGCGGTGATCCCAGTAATGAGGTACCCTCAAAGCGAGGTTATTATGAAGAACGTTACCGAGGATCTGATCGTGAAAGAGAACGTGACCGCGATCGTGATCGCGAGCGTGATCGTGACCGCGATCGTGAGCGCGAACGTGATCGAGAACATCGTTCAAGgcattaa
- the cue gene encoding protein cueball: protein MLKMLKFSIFLMILYAHYAQCLWDYAITAKTKIVFYDEHWREITTSAHQFDQLSAIAFDETEEIVYFADRLHNNGSIFSLKIPTGQDDPHVIEKIVQRTQKEVITGIAYDPLNRNVYWVDKLNRKIYFISIDAHENDLPKPLMDFTNEDTMPDGIAIDICRRKIYWTNSNFKNASIERMELSGENREVVINKDLYLPHGIVVDQLSDRIYWVVDQQGIHFSVESSRLDGSDREIIVKGLDSTPSNLAVTKDLIFWTDRRHNAVWTHTKMPSKKLNETDEQNEETSKPHIVLKLSETPSGIVSRSRYMTTLQNDKHCSVVVNKIKHHLLNSPQTKVTRNATEKSESKRDYCLNGGEYISQSGICICKIGFKGARCETNECHNYCVHGTCTISSSSFPKCACQRGFYGDRCQAYRCSGFCFNEGVCKIENDGEPSCECPDNFGGQRCEQNSTEICALFCRILKHEPDAYAPFGCHDICEELASESEDAAKIYAIPTYKHLEVCRNQVTWTNTLIISLAVGIVLCLSLVLLIVHGVRRFYKPARPRIKKTFVVRRQPACSSDTPLTNRPMATEQCEITIENCCNMNYCDTPCFDPKLVQQTLSRDTTTKDDKKVLIHNMEDDLY from the exons ATTATGCTATAACCGCCaaaacaaaaatagtattttatgATGAACATTGGCGAGAGATCACCACGTCCGCTCATCAATTCGATCAGCTTTCGGCAATTGCTTTTGATGAAACCGaagaaattgtttattttgccGATCGCTTGCACAACAACGGCAGCATATTCTCGCTAAAAATACCCACGGGACAAGATGATCCACATGTTATAGAGAAAATTGTGCAACGTACACAAAAAGAAGTTATAACTGGCATAGCTTATGACCCTCTTAATCGTAATGTTTATTGGGTTGAtaaattaaacagaaaaatttactttatttccaTCGATGCTCATGAAAATGATCTTCCGAAACCGCTAATGGATTTCACAAATGAAGATACTATGCCCGATGGCATAGCCATTGATATTTGTCGCCGTAAAATTTATTggacaaattcaaattttaaaaatgcttcTATAGAACGTATGGAATTGAGTGGGGAGAATCGTGAAGTTGTCATAAATAAAGATCTTTATTTACCTCATGGCATAGTGGTAGATCAATTGTCCGATCGTATTTACTGGGTGGTTGATCAGCAGGGCATCCATTTCTCCGTAGAAAGTTCGCGTTTAGATGGTAGCGATCGTGAAATAATTGTTAAGGGCCTGGATAGTACTCCCTCTAATTTGGCTGTGACAAAAGATTTAATATTTTGGACTGATCGCAGACACAATGCTGTTTGGACACACACTAAGATGCCCAGCAAAAAGCTCAATGAAACTGATGAACAAAACGAAGAAACCTCAAAACCACATATTGTTCTTAAATTATCAGAAACGCCCAGTGGCATTGTATCACGTTCCCGCTACATGACAACGCTGCAAAATGATAAACACTGTTCGGTAGTggtaaataaaatcaaacatcATCTCTTAAATTCACCACAAACAAAAGTCACTAGAAATGCAACTGAAAAATCGGAATCCAAGCGGGACTATTGTCTAAACGGTGGTGAATATATATCACAAAGTGGCATTTGTATTTGTAAAATTGGTTTCAAAGGTGCACGCTGTGAAACGAATGAGTGCCACAATTATTGTGTGCATGGTACCTGTACCATTTCATCGTCTTCGTTTCCCAAATGTGCTTGTCAACGTGGTTTCTATGGTGACCGCTGTCAAGCGTATCGCTGTTCGGGATTCTGTTTCAATGAAGGTGTATGCAAAATTGAAAATGATGGTGAACCATCCTGCGAATGTCCAGATAATTTTGGCGGTCAACGTTGtgaacaaaattcaacagagaTATGTGCACTCTTTTGCAGGATTTTAAAACACGAACCGGACGCATATGCACCATTTGGATGTCATGATAT TTGTGAAGAATTGGCTTCAGAAAGCGAGGATGCTGCTAAAATATATGCTATACCCACTTATAAACATTTGGAAGTCTGCCGAAATCAAGTTACCTGGACAAACACTCTAATCATATCACTAGCAGTTGGCATCGTATTATGTCTGTCTCTAGTTCTATTAATTGTGCATGGAGTGAGACGTTTCTATAAACCAGCCAGACCAAGAATTAAGAAAACCTTTGTGGTGCGTAGACAACCAGCCTGCTCCTCTGATACACCTTTAACCAACCGACCCATGGCCACCGAACAATGTGAAATTACAATCGAGAACTGTTGTAATATGAACTATTGTGATACG CCTTGTTTTGATCCGAAATTGGTGCAACAAACATTATCGCGTGATACGACTACCAAAGatgacaaaaaagttttaatacacAATATGGAAGATGATTTATATTGA
- the Cpsf6 gene encoding cleavage and polyadenylation specificity factor subunit 6 isoform X3, translated as MADGVVLDLYAEDLDKDFSAQNQDEFAADGVDLYDDIGAPPEAAVTTAVTVTSVIGGESPGQAGSGPDGTGAAGSNGVYHQGSGSLAPNQVGRRFQLYVGNLTWWSTDQDIANVMRDIGVTDFQEVKFFENRANGQSKGFCVVSLGSEASLRLVLERLPKKELHGQAPVVTYPTKQALNQFESLQKTRPVPPPQQNGPPRGPTPGGPLMPGGPMPPHPGAPQGVPPGHQPRLMNPNMPPGQFRPQHMPPQGPPVGPNSGPPRMQFQGPPGGMPMRGPRPDWRPPMHGGFPPQGPPGGPPQGPPHMQGPPRGPPGGPPQMGGPGGPPPGGPHSGPGGPAPHVNPAFFNQPGGGPPQHPGGPPMAGGPPHGPPGPGPQQGMNMPPQHGPPPHFAQQGAPRGPWPGPPGPVKPQGPFPDQAALGPQLSEAEFEEIMGRNRTVSSSAIARAVSDAAAGEYSSAIETLVTAISLIKQSKVAHDERCKILISSLQDTLHGIETKSYNRRERSRSRERSHRQRPRRERSSSRYRERSRERERDRERDRDRDAGYRERSRSRERERPSTNDHYRDDSSSRSARARKSPEQPSGDPSNEVPSKRGYYEERYRGSDRERERDRDRDRERDRDRDRERERDREHRSRH; from the exons ATGGCTGACGGCGTGGTGTTAGATCTCTACGCCGAAGACTTGGATAAAGACTTTTCTGCCCAAAATCAG GATGAATTTGCTGCCGATGGCGTTGATTTGTATGATGATATTGGTGCACCTCCAGAAGCAGCTGTCACTACCGCAGTAACTGTTACTTCAGTTATTGGTGGTGAGAGTCCCGGCCAGGCAGGTAGTGGTCCAGATGGCACTGGTGCAGCCGGCTCAAATGGAGTTTACCATCAAGGCAGTGGTAGCTTGGCTCCAAATCAAGTGGGACGTCGTTTTCAACTATATGTAGGCAATTTAACATGg TGGAGCACCGATCAAGACATTGCAAATGTTATGCGTGATATTGGTGTAACAGATTTCCAGgaagtaaaatttttcgaaaatcgcGCAAACGGCCAATCTAAAGGCTTTTGTGTTGTCTCCTTAGGCTCGGAGGCTAGCTTACGTTTGGTATTAGAGCGTTTACCCAAAAAGGAATTGCATGGCCAGGCGCCAGTTGTTACATATCCTACAAAGCAGGCCTTAAATCAGTTTGAGAGTCTACAGAAAACACGACCAGTACCACCACCACAGCAGAATGGCCCGCCACGTGGCCCAACTCCTGGTGGACCACTGATGCCAGGCGGTCCTATGCCACCACATCCCGGAGCACCCCAAGGAGTGCCACCTGGACACCAGCCACGACTAATGAACCCCAATATGCCACCAGGCCAATTTCGGCCACAGCATATGCCCCCACAAGGACCTCCAGTTGGTCCAAATTCAGGACCACCTCGCATGCAG TTCCAGGGACCACCAGGTGGTATGCCAATGCGAGGCCCCCGTCCCGATTGGAGGCCACCTATGCATGGTGGATTTCCTCCTCAAGGTCCACCCGGTGGCCCACCACAGGGTCCTCCTCATATGCAAGGTCCACCTAGGGGTCCCCCAGGTGGCCCACCTCAAATGGGTGGTCCGGGTGGACCGCCTCCTGGTGGGCCTCATAGCGGACCAGGCGGTCCTGCTCCTCATGTCAATCCAGCATTCTTTAATCAACCAGGTGGAGGACCACCACAACATCCTGGCGGCCCTCCAATGGCAGGTGGACCACCACACGGCCCACCCGGTCCAGGTCCTCAACAGGGAATGAATATGCCTCCACAACACGGCCCACCACCGCACTTCGCCCAACAAGGTGCACCACGTGGTCCTTGGCCGGGTCCACCAGGGCCTGTCAAACCTCAAGGTCCTTTCCCCGATCAAGCCGCCCTAGGGCCACAACTGAGCGAAGCTGAATTTGAAGAAATTATGGGTCGTAATCGCACTGTAAGCAGTTCGGCTATTGCTCGTGCTGTCTCTGATGCGGCCGCTGGTGAATATTCCAGTGCTATTGAAACTTTAGTCACAGCAATCTCACTGATTAAACAATCGAAAGTGGCACATGATGAACGTTGCAAGATCTTAATAAGTTCCCTGCAGGACACTTTACATGGCATTGAAACAAAGAGTTACAACAGACGTGAACGCTCCCGATCACGTGAGCGATCTCATCGCCAAAGGCCGCGTCGGGAGAGATCTTCGTCAAGGTATCGTGAAAGATCGCGGGAAAGAGAACGTGACCGCGAACGAGATCGCGATCGTGATGCTGG TTATCGTGAACGTAGCAGAAGTCGTGAACGTGAACGCCCTAGCACTAATGATCACTACAGAGATGACAGCTCCAGCCGATCTGCTCGCGCTCGTAAATCACCAGAACAGCCAAGCGGTGATCCCAGTAATGAGGTACCCTCAAAGCGAGGTTATTATGAAGAACGTTACCGAGGATCTGATCGTGAAAGAGAACGTGACCGCGATCGTGATCGCGAGCGTGATCGTGACCGCGATCGTGAGCGCGAACGTGATCGAGAACATCGTTCAAGgcattaa